Proteins encoded together in one Penicillium digitatum chromosome 1, complete sequence window:
- a CDS encoding Small GTPase superfamily, Rho type yields MAGKMTLYKLVVLGDGGVGKTALTIQLCLNHFVETYDPTIEDSYRKQVVIDQQSCMLEVLDTAGQEEYTALRDQWIRDGEGFVLVYSITSRASFSRITKFYNQIKMVKESSSSGSPSGPSYLNSPMSPSSGPAMPVPVMLVGNKSDKAVERAVSAQEGQALAKELGCEFVEASAKNCINVEKAFYDVVRMLRQQRQQGRAADRRPAGFGSGHRDRDAGPEYPKSFRPDKSRHRSRLQCTIL; encoded by the exons ATGGCTGGAAAAATGACGTTGTACAAGCTGGTGGTGTTGGGAGACGGAGGTGTGGGAAAGACCGCCCTTACCATTCAG TTGTGTCTTAATCACTTCGTCGAAACATACGATCCAACCATTGAGGATTCATATCGCAAACAAGTCGTGATCGATCAACAATCGTGTATGCTCGAGGTGCTGGACACAGCGGGCCAGGAAGAATATACCGCACTAAGAGACCAGTGGATCCGGGATGGGGAGGGTTTCGTACTGGTGTACAGCATCACCTCGCGCGCCTCCTTCTCCCGCATCACAAAATTTTACAACCAAATTAAGATGGTCAAGGAATCGTCAAGCTCCGGTTCCCCCTCCGGTCCCAGCTATTTGAACTCGCCCATGAGCCCCTCATCTGGTCCCGCAATGCCCGTCCCCGTTATGCTAGTCGGCAATAAGAGCGACAAGGCTGTCGAGCGCGCAGTTTCAGCAcaggaaggtcaagcactggcCAAGGAGCTGGGCTGCGAGTTTGTCGAGGCATCCGCGAAGAACTGCATCAACGTGGAGAAGGCCTTCTACGACGTTGTTCGCATGCTGCGCCAGCAGCGACAACAGGGGCGTGCCGCAGACCGTCGTCCGGCAGGCTTCGGATCGGGCCACCGCGATCGCGACGCAGGCCCCGAATATCCCAAGTCCTTCCGGCCCGACAAGTCGCGACATCGCAGTCGGCTCCAGTGTACTATCTTGTGA
- a CDS encoding serine protein, giving the protein MPLPPNADTIAYPAHNPTVILSVSEDALDFEAGLDAPLDLYVERFQLKKTLSTKNTNAKDPTQYGLYTNTISVAQESQDRSRLGLDLSGADGGYFKQTDQKDETLVKNGFDGGIMNLYVQDIDHEIVQSIFLNVSGGKGFTPEDVIHAEKGETGGNGGKGGNVSVLFGTAAVTAHQMVAKLLEDLHDKGDAFPFSFQSPTSDLAVFCRRQNLPNISSSLEALNRALVNKQSQSFQRALVQMALALQGINDRARADFTQSAHTRGGYGGGGSRGSIEDGKNGVHGTKGKEVVHSLIQPELLWQSPICFAHPIQCRMLLDKAKLYFYIDGDKNLAQCKLLLQRLLGRLNFLNTSPPPDSELIKAYRSSEPRLCIPSGPKDQEPVSIRDLRAIKSETEATLTLLKSGKDFYGFDRRRVPRRTYMAYKKIIDEELKNLGSAEDYYVEYLKASTDAAKRKDYVSKSATACQIGKATKKILIKEAKDHLQDCVFQIQSLTGPIKKAYGEIEGLTRDVKVEIRKDTIVPFDHLLEAVGQIVSVYRDPMELLKGTSLLQNDLPKIPDDSGVKVEKEYLVKQIDNITGSLDSLYEGYKVSKSGSIDLLDPGAAKLQLASGELAKLVGQYENALPSDLLKKLKKKLDDYIAIVLKRNDAVIRYNTSVALIIQCYTEIAALSESEKTLAGLERSTLATDSPVMTVAMKRTYMVLVQQLQSWLYKAQRAYNFDGLNSSNILAEFFGTIDTSRYTHALVSQAHNALYHAYSEYLDDQTKARTIFNTARYQLDASTCGSIQKGGQQGELLFIQIDPSNQLSADDGPSPFRGMSDVRLTRVRCFLPGAKTADGLLHITLTHMGDEALVDPRKKQMEFSHSTIPVDFKYQLRSGRYDVAGTRDGIIGKLKDREQYSLVGPFTTWQIVINKEYNPGLDLSGVFDAYMEFEGAYRPLT; this is encoded by the exons ATGCCGCTCCCTCCGAATGCCGACACCATTGCGTATCCTGCACACAATCCGACCGTAATTCTGTCCGTATCGGAAGATGCACTAGACTTCGAGGCCGGACTGGATGCGCCCCTGGATCTTTACGTCGAGAGGTTTCAATTGAAAAAAACTCTCTCGACAAAGAATACAAATGCAAAAGACCCGACTCAGTACGGTCTGTACACAAACACTATCTCGGTGGCCCAAGAGAGTCAAGACCGGTCTCGACTAGGTCTCGACTTGAGTGGCGCCGATGGAGGGTATTTCAAGCAAACGGACCAGAAAGATGAAACTCTGGTGAAGAATGGGTTTGATGGTGGAATCATGAATCTTTATGTGCAAGACATCGACCACGAAATAGTGCAATCGATTTTTTTGAATG TCTCTGGGGGAAAGGGGTTTACCCCCGAGGATGTCATTCATGCGGAAAAAGGAGAGACTGGAGGGAATGGAGGGAAAGGCGGCAATGTATCAGTTCTGTTTGGCACTGCAGCTGTTACCGCACACCAAATGGTTGCCAAACTTCTCGAGGACTTGCATGACAAGGGCGATGCGTTTCCTTTCTCATTCCAGAGCCCTACTAGCGATCTCGCGGTCTTCTGCCGACGTCAAAATCTCCCAAACATTTCCTCGTCGCTTGAGGCCCTCAACAGAGCACTCGTGAACAAGCAGAGTCAGTCATTTCAACGCGCATTGGTCCAGATGGCACTCGCCCTGCAGGGAATCAACGATAGGGCCAGGGCAGATTTTACCCAGAGTGCACATACCAGGGGAGGATATGGTGGTGGAGGATCTCGCGGAAGTATCGAGGATGGAAAGAATGGTGTGCATGGGACCAAGGGAAAAGAGGTGGTGCATAGTCTCATTCAACCAGAACTGCTCTGGCAGAGCCCAATCTGCTTTGCCCATCCTATTCAATGCCGTATGCTCCTTGACAAAGCGAAGCTGTATTTCTACATCGACGGCGACAAGAACCTGGCACAATGCAAACTGTTGTTGCAGAGGCTTCTGGGTCGACTCAATTTCCTGAACACCTCTCCTCCCCCTGACTCTGAGTTGATCAAGGCATATCGCAGCTCTGAACCCCGTCTTTGCATTCCAAGTGGCCCGAAGGATCAAGAGCCTGTCTCGATTCGAGACCTTCGGGCCATCAAAAGTGAAACTGAAGCAACTCTGACCTTGTTAAAGTCCGGAAAGGACTTTTATGGGTTTGATCGACGACGCGTCCCCAGAAGGACATACATGGCGTACAAAAAGATCATCGATGAGGAGTTGAAAAATCTGGGGAGTGCTGAAGACTACTATGTAGAGTATCTCAAAGCCTCCACGGACGCAGCCAAGCGAAAAGACTATGTCAGCAAGAGTGCCACGGCCTGTCAGATTGGAAAAGCCACCAAGAAGATTCTGATCAAAGAAGCCAAAGATCATCTGCAGGATTGCGTGTTCCAAATCCAAAGCCTGACGGGTCCCATAAAGAAAGCGTACGGCGAGATCGAAGGCCTGACACGCGATGTCAAAGTCGAAATCAGAAAGGATACTATTGTTCCTTTCGATCATCTTCTCGAAGCTGTTGGTCAGATAGTCAGTGTATATAGGGATCCCATGGAGCTCCTTAAAGGCACTAGCCTGCTGCAGAATGACCTGCCAAAGATACCCGATGACTCTGGGGTGAAAGTGGAGAAGGAATACCTTGTCAAGCAGATTGACAATATCACTGGCAGTCTAGATAGCCTCTATGAAGGCTACAAGGTTAGCAAATCGGGGTCAATTGACCTTCTTGATCCAGGAGCGGCCAAATTGCAGCTGGCATCAGGGGAGCTAGCCAAATTGGTTGGTCAATATGAGAATGCCCTGCCTTCTGATCtgttgaagaagctcaagaaGAAGTTAGATGATTATATCG CCATTGTTCTGAAGCGCAACGATGCTGTGATTCGCTACAATACAAGCGTGGCCTTGATCATCCAGTGCTACACAGAGATTGCTGCCCTAAGTGAATCCGAGAAAACATTGGCTGGTCTCGAACGGTCAACCCTGGCTACCGATAGCCCAGTGATGACTGTCGCTATGAAGCGAACCTACATGGTATTGGTCCAACAGCTCCAGAGCTGGCTATACAAAGCGCAGCGGGCCTATAATTTCGACGGCCTCAACTCGTCCAACATCCTCGCCGAGTTTTTTGGTACGATCGATACGTCACGATACACCCATGCACTGGTCAGTCAGGCTCATAACGCACTTTACCACGCCTACTCGGAATATCTCGATGATCAGACAAAAGCCAGGACGATTTTCAACACGGCCAGATATCAACTCGATGCGTCAACCTGTGGCTCCATCCAAAAAGGCGGACAACAAGGAGAGCTTCTGTTTATCCAGATTGACCCCTCAAACCAGCTCAGCGCCGATGATGGCCCAAGCCCCTTCCGGGGCATGTCGGATGTGCGATTGACCAGAGTGCGCTGTTTCCTGCCTGGAGCGAAGACGGCTGATGGCCTGCTCCACATCACCTTGACCCACATGGGTGACGAGGCTCTGGTCGATCCCAGAAAGAAACAGATGGAATTCTCACATAGCACGATTCCAGTGGATTTCAAGTACCAGCTCAGGAGTGGTCGGTATGATGTCGCTGGGACACGGGACGGCATCATCGGGAAGCTCAAAGATCGCGAGCAATACAGTTTAGTCGGTCCATTTACCACTTGGCAGATCGTCATCAATAAGGAATACAACCCTGGATTAGATCTATCTGGTGTGTTTGATGCATACATGGAATTTGAAGGAGCGTACCGGCCTTTGACATGA
- a CDS encoding Allantoate permease, with the protein MSRPGPEQTATTEEPPATAEEPPATTEEPPATTEEPPATAEEPPATTEDPPATTEEPPATTEEPPATAEEPPATAEEPPATTEEPPATAEEPPATTEEPPATAEEPPATAEEPPATAEEPPATTEEPPATCKVPSEEPACTTNWSRETRHCSRIASCVCCVCKKEIQHVRNYNRGHRDCTEPQDRH; encoded by the exons atgtcacg acccggtcctgagcagaccgctaccaccgaagaaccgcctgctaccgctgaagaaccgcctgctaccactgaagaaccgcctgctaccaccgaagaaccgcctgctaccgctgaagaaccgcctgctaccactgaagatccgcctgctaccactgaagaaccgcctgctaccactgaagaaccgcctgctaccgctgaagaaccgcctgctaccgctgaagaaccgcctgctaccactgaagaaccgcctgctaccgctgaagaaccgcctgctaccactgaagaaccgcctgctaccgctgaagaaccgcctgctaccgctgaagaaccgcctgctaccgctgaagaaccgcctgctaccactgaagaaccgcctgctacctgtaaagtcccgtccgaggaacctgcctgcacgaccaactggtctcgagaaacgagacattgcagccgtatcgctagctgcgtgtgctgcgtatgcaagaaagaaatacagcatgttcgcaattacaaccgcggacatcgagactgcactgaaccccaagaccgacactga
- a CDS encoding Endonuclease/exonuclease/phosphatase family, whose translation MKAMLFQSIFFAALSGVPLVASAALPKRGSSLELVNGPFFTFHYKTDRPSEKNWIGIYSIYGEGPGKEHSIYWDWMRESEETKRIDDTHFNWGAYKAYLLAESGYTVLAGPIDIFLSGDGPVSFNIEKFTTKNAREGEKFETRVSGLLHHAPDPNTKYSKESSDADWVSVSEDGIISGIPSGSGSSTVTIRATASDRSTATIDVTVPVVASGKPLVTELKVLSLNLWYGGTKVKDYNRKQIFAIANSGADIVGLQESTHGHATQIADALGWQSWQGVDSSIISRYPISERYGAVTETSVAVRVALDGDNNQVILHNCHPYAYPYGPYDPCFNEKDADAIMNTEKRASRARQIQNIVGAMAGALDNADKVPVLLTGDFNAPSHLDWTDATNSSHCGIGQFDWPTSKVPIDAGLIDAYRKLHPDPAADPATTWSPIYLKNDDYNGRREPMDRIDFIYYKGNLTPEKSETYMVGNPKPEPNHSDNEWPTDHKGVLVTFKISPPPNIQIHGVLSRSRPLDL comes from the coding sequence ATGAAGGCCATGCTTTTTCAATCCATCTTCTTTGCAGCTCTATCTGGGGTTCCCCTCGTTGCCTCGGCTGCCCTCCCAAAGCGCGGCAGCTCCTTAGAACTTGTCAACGGTCCCTTCTTCACCTTTCACTATAAAACCGATCGACCCTCGGAGAAGAATTGGATTGGTATCTACAGTATTTATGGCGAGGGTCCTGGCAAAGAGCACTCTATATATTGGGACTGGATGCGTGAATCGGAAGAGACCAAGCGAATTGATGACACCCATTTCAACTGGGGCGCCTATAAAGCCTACCTCCTGGCTGAGAGTGGGTACACGGTGCTTGCTGGTCCCATTGACATTTTCCTTTCCGGTGACGGACCTGTCTCGTTTAATATTGAAAAATTCACGACTAAGAATGCCCGTGAAGGAGAAAAGTTCGAAACTCGGGTGAGCGGCCTTTTACACCACGCCCCGGACCCCAACACCAAGTATAGCAAGGAAAGCTCTGACGCCGACTGGGTCAGCGTATCCGAGGATGGTATCATTTCTGGAATCCCCAGTGGTAGTGGTAGCTCTACAGTCACCATTCGAGCTACTGCTTCCGACAGATCTACTGCTACCATCGACGTCACTGTTCCAGTAGTTGCCTCTGGCAAACCCCTTGTCACTGAGCTCAAAGTTCTGTCCCTGAATCTTTGGTACGGAGGCACTAAGGTCAAAGATTACAACCGCAAGCAGATTTTTGCCATTGCCAACTCTGGTGCCGACATTGTCGGTCTCCAAGAAAGCACCCACGGCCACGCAACTCAGATTGCAGACGCGCTTGGTTGGCAATCATGGCAGGGTGTGGACTCCAGCATCATCAGCCGTTATCCCATATCGGAAAGGTATGGCGCAGTTACCGAAACCAGTGTTGCCGTGCGAGTCGCTCTCGACGGTGACAACAATCAGGTCATCCTCCACAACTGCCACCCTTACGCCTACCCCTATGGCCCTTATGATCCTTGCTTCAACGAAAAAGATGCCGACGCCATAATGAACACTGAGAAAAGAGCCAGCCGTGCCCGCCAGATTCAAAATATTGTTGGCGCTATGGCAGGCGCCCTCGACAACGCCGACAAAGTCCCTGTGCTTCTTACCGGCGACTTCAACGCGCCCTCTCATCTCGACTGGACCGATGCGACAAACTCCTCTCACTGTGGAATTGGGCAGTTCGACTGGCCCACCTCTAAGGTGCCTATTGACGCTGGCTTAATCGACGCCTACCGCAAGCTCCATCCAGATCCTGCCGCGGACCCGGCTACCACTTGGTCTCCCATCTACCTAAAAAATGATGATTACAATGGCCGCAGGGAGCCCATGGATCGCATCGACTTTATCTACTATAAGGGAAATTTGACTCCCGAAAAGTCTGAAACCTACATGGTGGGCAACCCTAAGCCCGAGCCGAACCACTCCGATAACGAGTGGCCCACCGATCACAAGGGCGTCCTTGTGACATTTAAGATTTCACCTCCACCTAACATCCAAATACATGGAGTTTTAAGTCGCTCCAGGCCTTTGGATTTGTGA
- a CDS encoding 2OG-Fe(II) oxygenase superfamily domain-containing protein has product MSLSAVMTVSGPPLVVGPTSKRATRPTNRLPQYLIDAAKVDEKEQFDPKRHMSYEIPSKVYTMEEIGLAGQGISPIAVTAPFQLFTKEAIMQMRAEIFSDPVLRDCQYMSDFVKNTIRGMGPARAPFTCDAWRSPEVLSAISEVAGIDLIPAMDCEIAAINISINDQAVGIVKSDDSLPAFAWHRDSYPFVCVTILSDCTGMTGGETALKTASGDIMKVRGPAMGTAVVMQGRYIEHQALKAFGGRERISMVTSFRAKSPHIRDETVLTGVRPICNLSELYTQYTEYRLEILEERIRIKLQQERQREKANRTFEIVEMRNFLTEQVQFLEAMTKELIE; this is encoded by the exons ATGTCCCTCTCAGCAGTGATGACTGTTTCGGGACCACCTCTTGTAGTTGGCCCTACGTCCAAAAGAGCAACCCGGCCAACCAACAGGCTCCCACAATATTTGATCGACGCAGCTAAAGTCGACGAGAAAGAACAATTTGATCCGAAGAGACATATGAGCTACGAGATACCTAGCAAGGTCTACACTATGGAAGAAATTGGCCTGGCCGGCCAGGGGATATCTCCAATTGCAGTCACGGCACCTTTCCAGCTCTTCACTAAAGAGGCTATCATGCAGATGAGAGCTGAAATCTTCAGCGATCCGGTCCTGAGGGACTGTCAGTACATGTCTGACTTTGTGAAAAACACCATCCGAGGGATGGGCCCTGC ACGAGCTCCGTTTACCTGTGACGCATGGCGCTCCCCCGAAGTTCTTTCCGCAATTTCGGAAGTGGCTGGGATCGATCTAATTCCTGCCATGGACTGTGAGATTGCAGCGATTAATATTTCAATCAACGATCAGGCGGTGGGTATTGTAAAAAGTGATGACAGTTTGCCTGCATTTGCATGGCATCGTGATAGTTACCCATTTGTCTGCGTGACAATACTCTCCGATTGCACCGGTATGACTGGTGGAGAGACTGCGCTGAAGACTGCATCTGGGGACATCATGAAAGTGAGGGGACCTGCCATG GGCACTGCTGTGGTTATGCAAGGCAGATACATCGAGCATCAAGCACTGAAGGCGTTCGGGGGCCGCGAACGTATTAGCATGGTCACCTCGTTTCGAGCCAAGTCACCGCATATCAGAGACGAGACCGTTCTCACTGGCGTCCGGCCTATCTGCAACTTATCCGAGCTTTATACCCAGTACACTGAGTACAGACTTGAAATCCTGGAGGAGAGAATCCGGATCAAGCTGCAACAGGAACGGCAACGGGAAAAGGCAAATCGAACCTTCGAAATTGTGGAAATGCGGAACTTTTTGACTGAGCAAGTTCAATTTTTGGAGGCGATGACCAAAGAGTTAATTGAATAG
- a CDS encoding Zn(II)2Cys6 transcription factor — protein MSLIPDHASLWKDSLPAIEVLAIAALYLYSIDQRESAYIYLGQAIRIAQFEGLHTQLPEEQLGLEVVTRCRNLWWTLYIMDRHFSYSVGLPMTTTDSDISASINPPDTCLTEDVAFTLQAKLSRLMSFILTSVYKSERTTLGVFLDTTRSILETLAGCAQEVERLIHLQFRNSMDTMPNSTQHITLLYHQCVIVATRPLLLSALMERLEKLDSEGEDWRGFLVLTKTLISTGIKSAAKTLQILSGDDGHVEVFLPYNLEFAYAAAIHLVMATALFPEVETGQCCIQQSYSILDRMITNGNRIAQARRDELLYLENLFQELSSRAVSQGLKPFTLDIPDGAEATTEIRMDDRNGTVPDGKDDPISLDDHDPLWMGYSIPGPHAPYPTDMGVPSVELLSYIGISSADFLSIVDQIGNPDISYSAVDYGPRADEG, from the exons ATGTCATTGATCCCAGATCATGCATCACTTTGGAAAGATAGCTTGCCAGCCATTGAGGTCCTAGCTATTGCCGCCCTTTATTTATACTCGATTGATCAAAGAGAGTCTGCTTACATCTAC CTCGGACAAGCGATTCGAATCGCCCAATTTGAGGGTTTGCATACCCAACTACCGGAAGAACAGCTAGGGCTAGAAGTGGTGACTCGCTGCCGAAATCTTTGGTGGACACTCTACATCATGGACCGACACTTTTCGTACTCCGTCGGTTTGCCAATGACTACTACTGACAGTGATATCAGTGCTTCAATCAACCCGCCAGATACATGCTTGACTGAGGATGTTGCTTTTACGCTCCAAGCAAAACTTTCGCGCTTGATGTCTTTCATTCTGACCT CTGTATACAAATCTGAACGAACGACACTCGGTGTGTTTCTGGACACAACAAGATCAATATTGGAGACACTGGCAGGATGTGCCCAAGAAGTCGAACGCCTTATCCACCTTCAGTTTCGCAATTCCATGGACACCATGCCTAATAGCACACAGCACATTACCTTACTATATCATCAG TGTGTGATTGTCGCCACCCGCCCGTTACTTCTTTCCGCTCTGATGGAGCGTCTAGAAAAGCTTGACAGTGAGGGAGAAGACTGGCGGGGCTTTTTGGTGCTTACAAAGACCTTGATCTCTACTGGAATAAAATCGGCTGCCAAGACACTACAAATTCTTTCAGGGGACGACGGTCATGTCG AGGTTTTTCTTCCCTATAACTTGGAATTTGCATATGCCGCAGCGATCCATCTAGTTATGGCAACTGCGCTTTTTCCAGAGGTGGAAACTGGTCAATGCTGCATCCAGCAATCATACTCGATTCTAGACAGAATGATTACCAATGGTAACCGAATAGCCCAGGCACGGAGGGATGAGCTGCTGTATCTGGAAAATCTATTTCAGGAACTCTCTTCTCGTGCGGTGTCACAAGGTCTGAAACCTTTTACTTTGGACATCCCGGATGGTGCTGAGGCTACGACGGAGATCCGCATGGATGATCGGAATGGAACAGTGCCGGATGGAAAGGATGATCCGATATCTCTGGATGATCATGATCCTTTGTGGATGGGCTATTCTATCCCTGGACCCCATGCACCGTATCCGACTGACATGGGGGTGCCGAGCGTTGAGTTGCTCTCTTACATTGGTATCTCCTCGGCTGACTTTTTGTCTATCGTGGATCAAATTGGCAATCCCGATATTTCGTATAGCGCGGTGGATTACGGACCCAGAGCCGATGAAGGATGA
- a CDS encoding Zn(II)2Cys6 transcription factor — MRVHPKARRTANACVACRQSKIKCSGHEPCLNCQRREVRCHFAEGIAKVMVSKRYLQHLEAQIQNQPGSPKKNCSPLQSSMRRQNNRSVGGSLVTPDDSLRTAGDGSPPSRASYMRDIWTSPFSLPSTTIRNTKQNSRNWIWLAPSSMWSFTTRLTILMSEKLHHGYPRNAPTLEEK, encoded by the exons ATGCGCGTGCATCCTAAGGCGCGTAGGACCGCAAACGC ATGTGTGGCATGTCGCCAGAGCAAAATCAAGTGCTCTGGCCATGAGCCCTGCCTAAACTGTCAACGTCGAGAAGTCCGGTGTCACTTCGCCGAAGGAATAGCCAAAGTGATGGTATCAAAGAG GTATCTTCAACACCTAGAGGCTCAGATTCAAAATCAACCCGGTTCGCCGAAGAAGAATTGCTCTCCGCTCCAATCGTCTATGAGAAGACAAAACAACCGTTCAGTGGGAGGCTCGCTAGTCACTCCGGATGATTCTTTGCGCACAGCTGGGGACGGGTCCCCACCCTCAAGGGCAAGTTATATGCGCGATATCTGGACTTCCCCTTTCTCTTTGCCGTCAACTACCATCAGAAATACAAAGCAGAACAGTCGCAACTGGA TCTGGCTGGCGCCATCGTCCATGTGGTCTTTTACCACCAGACTTACGATCTTGATGTCGGAGAAATTGCATCACGGATATCCTCGCAACGCTCCTACCCTAGAGGAGAAATAA